The Haloarchaeobius amylolyticus genome window below encodes:
- a CDS encoding DUF5787 family protein, which yields MREFGFELHLCAFLERERDAVLARQLGGGVHGSRRVLDVVCVEPGPAFDDRAAITAERIPALAIESDIGPGRARYYRDGFDCRPDRARHVVEWATDIGFFETERRNGRDYVRQTCRYPDDWFGRITAIENKPDLGAPGDLETQLRKDVRLGLVDEVVLATESHVTGAHLNRIPEAVGVWRFDPETLSREVVREPTALEPGEHGVELLDEHAGWTEVRIADPGQKARARRRLAERAYGKGWRSYDFPGCAAAAETTVAGGGGVPYCEWKGRVVDPGNECGPDCPGYEAADPPVVDGEAERDRRTPWVADPEGQARRQSGLDRFT from the coding sequence GTGCGCGAATTCGGGTTCGAACTCCACCTCTGTGCGTTCCTCGAACGCGAGCGAGACGCCGTCCTCGCCCGCCAGCTCGGCGGCGGCGTCCACGGCAGCAGGCGCGTCCTCGACGTGGTCTGCGTCGAACCCGGGCCGGCCTTCGACGACCGCGCGGCCATCACCGCCGAGCGCATCCCCGCCCTCGCCATCGAGAGCGACATCGGCCCCGGCAGGGCACGGTACTACCGCGACGGGTTCGACTGCCGCCCCGACCGGGCGCGCCACGTCGTGGAGTGGGCGACCGACATCGGGTTCTTCGAGACGGAACGTCGCAACGGCCGGGACTACGTCCGCCAGACCTGCCGCTACCCGGACGACTGGTTCGGGCGCATCACGGCCATCGAGAACAAGCCCGACCTCGGCGCGCCCGGCGACCTGGAGACGCAGCTCCGCAAGGACGTGCGCCTCGGGCTGGTCGACGAGGTGGTGCTCGCGACCGAGAGCCACGTCACGGGCGCGCACCTCAACCGGATTCCGGAGGCGGTCGGCGTGTGGCGCTTCGACCCCGAGACGCTCTCGCGCGAGGTGGTCCGCGAGCCGACGGCGCTGGAGCCGGGCGAGCACGGCGTCGAGCTACTGGACGAGCACGCGGGCTGGACCGAGGTCCGCATCGCCGACCCCGGGCAGAAGGCGCGGGCGCGCCGCCGGCTCGCCGAGCGCGCCTACGGCAAGGGCTGGCGGAGCTACGACTTCCCGGGCTGTGCCGCGGCCGCGGAGACGACCGTCGCCGGCGGTGGCGGCGTCCCCTACTGCGAGTGGAAGGGCCGGGTCGTCGACCCCGGGAACGAGTGCGGGCCGGACTGTCCCGGGTACGAGGCGGCGGACCCGCCGGTCGTCGACGGGGAGGCAGAGCGCGACCGGCGGACGCCCTGGGTCGCCGACCCCGAGGGGCAGGCGCGGCGACAGTCGGGACTCGACCGGTTCACGTAG
- a CDS encoding GTP-dependent dephospho-CoA kinase family protein, whose protein sequence is MSAEDSDPDAGVLLTLPESLRHAFKDPLGPVETDAETLLRDVDGPLVAVGDIVTFHLLRAGRRPDVALVDEKTKRDRVDDEVHETVVDPDVTVANPAGVLTEALVVALTDALAADEPTTILVDGEEDLATLPAILAAPVGASVVYGQPDEGMVHVRVTEAIQSDIRELVEQMDGDHDRFWALF, encoded by the coding sequence GTGTCCGCCGAGGACTCCGACCCCGACGCCGGCGTCCTGCTCACCCTGCCCGAGTCGCTCCGGCACGCGTTCAAGGACCCGCTGGGCCCGGTCGAGACCGACGCCGAGACCCTTCTCCGTGACGTCGACGGCCCGCTCGTGGCCGTCGGCGACATCGTCACCTTCCACCTCCTGCGGGCGGGCCGGCGGCCCGACGTGGCGCTGGTCGACGAGAAGACGAAACGCGACCGCGTCGACGACGAGGTCCACGAGACGGTCGTCGACCCGGACGTGACGGTCGCGAACCCCGCGGGCGTGCTCACCGAGGCCCTCGTCGTCGCCCTCACCGACGCGCTGGCGGCCGACGAGCCGACTACCATCCTCGTCGACGGCGAGGAGGACCTGGCGACCCTGCCCGCCATCCTCGCGGCACCGGTGGGTGCGAGCGTGGTCTACGGCCAGCCGGACGAGGGGATGGTTCACGTCCGCGTGACGGAGGCCATCCAGTCCGACATCCGCGAACTGGTCGAGCAGATGGACGGCGACCACGACCGCTTCTGGGCCCTGTTCTGA
- a CDS encoding bifunctional N(6)-L-threonylcarbamoyladenine synthase/serine/threonine protein kinase, translating into MRVLGIEGTAWCASAALYDTGAADDADAIFIESDAYLPESGGIHPREAAEHMHEAIPAVVATVLEEADGDVDAVAFSRGPGLGPCLRTVGTAARALAQTLDVPLVGVNHMVAHLEIGRQQSGFDSPVCLNASGANAHLLGYRNGRYRVLGETMDTGVGNAIDKFTRHVGWSHPGGPKVEQHAADGEFCELPYVVKGMDFSFSGIMSAAKQAYDQGTPVEDVCFALQEHIFAMLTEVSERALSLTGSDELVLGGGVGQNARLREMLESMCEERGAEFYAPEPRFLRDNAGMIAVLGAKMARAGDTLVIDDSAVDPNFRPDQVPVTWRGPDEDVHVSPEAGVTVRGAEAVVEFEDDRVVKRRVPKGYRHPILDEKLRRDRTVLEARLTSQARRVGVPTPVVRDLDPTSSTIVFEYVGDRDLREAPTEAGVRDVGRHLAAIHDAGFVHGDPTTRNVRVDSRTYLIDFGLGYHTDHVEDYAMDLHVFDQSLVGTADDPEPLREAFRAAYRDASAQADDVLGRLAAVEGRGRYQS; encoded by the coding sequence ATGCGCGTCCTCGGTATCGAGGGCACCGCGTGGTGTGCGAGCGCCGCGCTGTACGATACCGGGGCCGCTGACGACGCGGACGCGATTTTTATCGAATCGGACGCCTACCTGCCGGAGAGCGGCGGCATCCATCCGCGCGAGGCCGCCGAGCACATGCACGAGGCCATCCCCGCGGTCGTCGCGACGGTCCTCGAAGAAGCCGACGGCGACGTCGACGCGGTCGCGTTCTCTCGCGGCCCCGGCCTCGGCCCCTGTCTCCGGACCGTCGGCACCGCCGCCCGGGCGCTCGCCCAGACGCTCGACGTGCCACTCGTCGGCGTCAATCACATGGTGGCCCACCTCGAGATCGGTCGCCAGCAATCGGGGTTCGACTCGCCCGTCTGCCTGAACGCCAGCGGCGCGAACGCCCATCTCCTGGGGTATCGCAACGGCCGGTACCGGGTGCTCGGCGAGACGATGGACACCGGCGTCGGCAACGCCATCGACAAGTTCACGCGCCACGTCGGCTGGTCCCACCCCGGCGGACCGAAGGTCGAACAGCACGCCGCAGACGGCGAGTTCTGCGAGTTGCCCTACGTCGTCAAGGGGATGGACTTCTCGTTCTCGGGCATCATGAGCGCGGCCAAGCAGGCGTACGACCAGGGCACACCTGTCGAGGACGTCTGCTTCGCGCTGCAAGAGCACATCTTCGCGATGCTCACCGAGGTCTCAGAGCGCGCGCTCTCGCTGACCGGGAGCGACGAGCTGGTCCTCGGCGGCGGCGTGGGCCAGAACGCCCGCCTGCGCGAGATGCTCGAATCGATGTGCGAGGAACGCGGCGCCGAGTTCTACGCGCCCGAACCACGGTTCCTCCGGGACAACGCCGGGATGATAGCGGTCCTCGGCGCGAAGATGGCCCGGGCCGGGGACACCCTCGTCATCGACGACTCCGCGGTCGACCCGAACTTCCGGCCCGACCAGGTCCCGGTGACGTGGCGCGGCCCGGACGAGGACGTCCACGTCAGCCCCGAGGCCGGCGTGACGGTCCGGGGCGCCGAGGCCGTCGTCGAGTTCGAGGACGACCGGGTCGTCAAGCGGCGCGTCCCGAAGGGCTACCGCCACCCCATCCTCGACGAGAAACTGCGGCGCGACCGGACCGTCCTCGAGGCGCGACTGACGAGCCAGGCCCGCCGGGTCGGCGTCCCGACCCCCGTGGTCCGGGACCTCGACCCCACGTCGTCGACCATCGTCTTCGAGTACGTCGGCGACCGCGACCTGCGCGAGGCCCCGACCGAGGCGGGGGTCAGGGACGTGGGCCGCCACCTCGCGGCCATCCACGACGCCGGCTTCGTCCACGGCGACCCGACCACCCGGAACGTCCGGGTCGACTCGCGGACCTACCTCATCGACTTCGGGCTGGGCTACCACACCGACCACGTCGAGGACTACGCGATGGACCTCCACGTCTTCGACCAGAGCCTGGTCGGGACGGCCGACGACCCCGAGCCGCTCCGCGAGGCGTTCCGGGCCGCCTACCGCGACGCCAGCGCACAGGCCGACGACGTGCTCGGCCGGCTCGCGGCCGTCGAGGGGCGCGGTCGCTACCAGTCCTGA
- a CDS encoding SLC13 family permease, with protein sequence MVPPPTTEMLVVFAVTLVTLVLFVSEVVSPDVTALGVLVSLVVLEPWTEVAADTAILGFASSATITIMAMYMLSEGVQRTGVVDLLGVYLARLTHGDEKRVLAATVGTTGPLAGIVNNTPVVAVFIPMITDLAEDSHLSPSKLLLPLSYAAMLGGTLTLIGTATNIVASDLAGDLIAGRTGIGMFEFTPLGLVVLLVGSVYLLTVAPRLIPERIEAVLDITDTYEVSDYLAQVRVRETSGLAGQRLDDAFRELGRDLDALQLIREDEVFIAPKTDREILPGDVLTLRANLQEINRFAEEYDLRQLPREEVTGDSLSAPWIRGELVEVVLPPSAAFAGETLRELSFRERFDASVMAIRRGSSVIHEELADTTLEAGDTLLLYCRTEAVPLLEADGELVITRMATDDGPADAPELSARTPLAVSIMLGVVLAAAFTRFPIVITALAGVVAMVVTDCLDTSEAYDAVSWDVIFLLAGILPLSTALQATGAAEYIADLVVSVAASAVPVLGLVALFYLLTSLLANVITPVASVALMVPVAVGTAQQLPGTVDPFSFVLACTFAGSTAFMTPIGYQTNLMVYGPGGYRFTDYLRVGGPLQLVLLVVTTLGIGVLWPPLG encoded by the coding sequence ATGGTCCCCCCGCCCACCACCGAGATGCTCGTGGTGTTCGCCGTCACCCTCGTGACGCTGGTGCTGTTCGTCTCCGAGGTGGTCTCGCCCGACGTGACGGCACTGGGGGTCCTCGTCTCGCTCGTCGTCCTCGAACCGTGGACCGAGGTCGCCGCGGACACGGCCATCCTCGGGTTCGCCAGCTCGGCCACCATCACCATCATGGCGATGTACATGCTCAGCGAGGGCGTCCAGCGGACCGGCGTGGTCGACCTGCTCGGGGTGTACCTCGCCCGGCTGACCCACGGCGACGAGAAGCGGGTGCTCGCGGCGACGGTCGGGACGACGGGGCCGCTGGCCGGCATCGTGAACAACACGCCGGTCGTCGCCGTCTTCATCCCGATGATAACCGACCTCGCCGAGGACAGCCACCTCTCGCCGTCGAAACTGCTGTTGCCACTCTCCTACGCGGCGATGCTCGGCGGCACGCTGACGCTCATCGGGACCGCGACGAACATCGTCGCCTCGGACCTCGCGGGCGACCTCATCGCGGGGCGTACCGGCATCGGGATGTTCGAGTTCACTCCGCTCGGGCTCGTGGTGTTGCTCGTCGGGAGCGTCTACCTGCTGACGGTCGCGCCGCGGCTCATCCCCGAGCGCATCGAGGCCGTCCTCGACATCACCGACACCTACGAGGTCAGCGACTACCTCGCGCAGGTCCGGGTCCGCGAGACCTCGGGGCTGGCGGGCCAGCGCCTCGACGACGCCTTCCGCGAACTCGGGCGGGACCTCGACGCCCTCCAGCTCATCCGCGAGGACGAGGTGTTCATCGCGCCGAAGACCGACCGCGAGATACTGCCGGGCGACGTGCTGACGCTCCGGGCGAACCTCCAGGAGATCAACCGGTTCGCCGAGGAGTACGACCTCCGCCAGCTCCCCCGCGAGGAGGTCACGGGCGACAGCCTGAGCGCGCCCTGGATCCGCGGCGAACTCGTCGAGGTGGTGTTGCCACCGAGTGCCGCGTTCGCCGGCGAGACGCTCCGGGAACTCAGCTTCCGGGAACGGTTCGACGCGAGCGTGATGGCAATCAGGCGCGGAAGCTCCGTCATCCACGAGGAACTCGCCGATACGACCCTCGAGGCCGGTGACACGCTGTTGCTGTACTGCCGCACCGAGGCCGTCCCCCTGCTGGAGGCCGACGGCGAACTCGTCATCACCCGGATGGCGACGGACGACGGCCCGGCCGACGCGCCCGAGCTCAGTGCCAGGACGCCACTGGCGGTCAGCATCATGCTCGGCGTCGTGCTGGCCGCCGCGTTCACCCGGTTCCCCATCGTCATCACGGCGCTGGCGGGCGTGGTCGCGATGGTCGTCACCGATTGCCTCGACACGAGCGAGGCCTACGACGCCGTCTCGTGGGACGTCATCTTCCTGCTGGCGGGTATCCTCCCGCTGTCGACCGCGCTCCAGGCGACCGGGGCGGCCGAGTACATCGCCGACCTCGTGGTGTCGGTCGCGGCCTCGGCGGTGCCGGTGCTCGGGCTGGTCGCGCTGTTCTACCTGCTCACGAGCCTGCTGGCGAACGTCATCACGCCGGTCGCGAGCGTCGCGTTGATGGTGCCCGTCGCGGTCGGGACGGCCCAGCAACTGCCGGGGACCGTGGACCCCTTCTCGTTCGTCCTGGCGTGTACCTTCGCCGGGTCGACCGCCTTCATGACACCCATCGGGTACCAGACGAACCTGATGGTGTACGGGCCGGGGGGCTACCGGTTCACGGACTACCTGCGGGTCGGGGGACCCCTGCAACTCGTGTTGCTCGTCGTGACGACACTCGGCATCGGGGTCCTCTGGCCGCCACTGGGCTGA
- a CDS encoding winged helix-turn-helix domain-containing protein: MSKASITDCEDCVEPAEAFSVIGNETRLSILEALWRTPERPVRFSRLHDAVGMRDSAQFNYHLQQLLGQFVVQTDDGYDLRYAGEKVVRALLAGEFTEDPYWDPFEIDGTCVSCGTTLVAEYANENISIECPDCGHAHGEYPFPPGGLKDRTKEEVMQAFDERVRHLHCLAADGVCPECAGRMESEIERGGDCCIGLDLRVEHTCQQCGHSLCSAFGLLLLDQSDAVTFHRDHGIDLNDTPYWDLPWCVSDHSNEVVSEDPWEVVVSVTLDDETLQVTFDESLDATRVQRQRER; the protein is encoded by the coding sequence ATGAGCAAGGCGAGCATCACCGACTGCGAGGACTGCGTCGAGCCCGCAGAGGCCTTCTCGGTGATCGGCAACGAGACGCGCCTGTCCATCCTCGAAGCGCTGTGGCGGACCCCGGAGCGGCCCGTCCGGTTCTCCCGACTGCACGACGCGGTCGGGATGCGCGACTCCGCACAGTTCAACTACCACCTCCAGCAGCTGCTCGGCCAGTTCGTCGTCCAGACCGACGACGGCTACGACCTCCGGTACGCCGGCGAGAAGGTCGTCCGGGCGCTGCTCGCCGGCGAGTTCACCGAGGACCCGTACTGGGACCCCTTCGAGATAGACGGGACCTGCGTCAGCTGCGGGACCACCCTCGTCGCCGAGTACGCGAACGAGAACATCAGCATCGAGTGCCCCGACTGCGGCCACGCCCACGGCGAGTACCCCTTCCCGCCGGGCGGCCTCAAGGACCGGACGAAAGAGGAGGTGATGCAGGCCTTCGACGAGCGCGTCCGGCACCTCCACTGCCTCGCCGCCGACGGCGTCTGTCCCGAGTGTGCGGGCCGGATGGAGAGCGAGATCGAACGCGGCGGCGACTGCTGCATCGGCCTCGACCTCCGCGTCGAGCACACCTGCCAGCAGTGTGGCCACTCGCTGTGCTCGGCGTTCGGCCTCCTCCTGCTCGACCAGTCCGACGCCGTCACCTTCCACCGCGACCACGGCATCGACCTGAACGACACCCCCTACTGGGACCTGCCGTGGTGCGTGAGCGACCACTCCAACGAGGTGGTCTCCGAGGACCCGTGGGAGGTCGTCGTCTCGGTGACGCTCGACGACGAGACGCTGCAGGTCACCTTCGACGAGTCCCTCGACGCGACGCGGGTCCAGCGCCAGCGCGAGCGGTAA
- a CDS encoding PIN domain-containing protein, producing the protein MTNRVALDTSSLMMPVELDVRLFDELDRLVEAADPVTPQAVVEELRRLSEKGGQEGTAANVGHDLATERCLIVDTEESYADDALVELAREGQVDYVVTNDLPLRDRVLDTGIPVIALRGRNKLAITQP; encoded by the coding sequence ATGACGAACCGGGTCGCGCTCGATACGAGTTCGCTCATGATGCCCGTCGAACTCGACGTGCGCCTGTTCGACGAACTCGACCGTCTCGTCGAGGCGGCCGACCCCGTCACGCCACAGGCCGTCGTCGAGGAACTGCGCCGCCTCTCCGAGAAGGGCGGCCAGGAGGGCACCGCCGCGAACGTCGGGCACGACCTGGCGACCGAACGCTGTCTCATCGTCGATACCGAGGAATCGTACGCCGACGACGCTCTGGTCGAGCTGGCCCGGGAGGGACAGGTGGACTACGTCGTCACGAACGACCTGCCCCTGCGAGACCGGGTGCTCGATACGGGTATTCCGGTAATAGCTTTACGCGGCAGGAACAAACTCGCAATCACTCAACCATAA
- a CDS encoding 30S ribosomal protein S24e produces MDIDIISEEENPMLHRTDVTFEMVHEEATPSRLSVRDSLAAKLNKDADEVVVRKLDTKFGMRKTVGYAKVYDSAARAQEVEQEHMLERNKITGAEEGEEA; encoded by the coding sequence ATGGACATCGACATAATCTCTGAAGAAGAGAACCCCATGTTGCACCGTACGGACGTCACGTTCGAGATGGTCCACGAGGAAGCCACGCCGTCGCGCCTCTCCGTCCGAGACTCTCTCGCGGCCAAGTTGAACAAGGACGCGGACGAGGTCGTCGTGCGCAAGCTCGACACCAAGTTCGGCATGCGCAAGACCGTCGGCTACGCCAAGGTCTACGACTCCGCCGCCCGCGCACAGGAGGTCGAGCAGGAGCACATGCTCGAGCGCAACAAGATCACCGGCGCCGAAGAGGGCGAGGAGGCCTAA
- a CDS encoding 30S ribosomal protein S27ae, with product MARYEYYDDDGNPTKEQCPRCGDSFMGDYGDRKHCGKCSYTEWE from the coding sequence ATGGCGCGCTACGAATACTACGACGACGACGGCAACCCGACGAAGGAGCAGTGCCCGCGCTGTGGTGACTCCTTCATGGGTGACTACGGCGACCGCAAGCACTGCGGGAAGTGCTCCTACACCGAGTGGGAATAG
- a CDS encoding translation initiation factor IF-2 subunit gamma, giving the protein MAGNHQQPEVNIGLVGHVDHGKTTLVQALSGEWTDQHSEEMKRGISIRLGYADATFRRCPDCDEPECYTVEDTCSDHGTETEVVRTVSFVDAPGHETLMATMLSGAAIMDGAVLVVSATEDVPQAQTEEHLMALDIIGIDNIVIAQNKVDLVDAEQARANYQQIQEFVEGTVAEDAPVIPVSAGQNVNMDVLMDAIEQRIPTPDRDPDADARLHVARSFDINRPGTTWENLMGGVIGGSLVQGRLRPEDDLEVRPGREVEEGGQTEYQPITTSIRSIQAGGQSVEEASPGGLLGVGTGLDPSYTKGDALAGQIAGPPGSLPPTWESFTMSVDLLDRVVGEDMEEVEEISTGEPLMLTVGTATTVGAVTSARSGECEVNLKRPVCADEGAKIAINRRVGARWRLIGVGTLTG; this is encoded by the coding sequence ATGGCAGGAAACCACCAACAACCGGAGGTGAACATCGGCCTCGTCGGTCACGTCGACCACGGGAAGACCACGCTCGTGCAGGCCCTGAGTGGCGAGTGGACGGACCAGCACTCCGAGGAGATGAAGCGTGGTATCTCCATCCGCCTCGGCTACGCCGACGCCACCTTCCGGCGGTGTCCGGACTGTGACGAGCCCGAATGTTACACCGTCGAAGACACGTGTTCGGACCACGGCACCGAGACGGAGGTCGTCCGGACGGTCTCGTTCGTCGACGCGCCCGGTCACGAGACGCTGATGGCGACGATGCTCTCGGGTGCGGCCATCATGGACGGCGCCGTCCTCGTCGTGAGCGCGACCGAGGACGTCCCGCAGGCCCAGACGGAAGAGCACCTGATGGCGCTCGACATCATCGGCATCGACAACATCGTCATCGCCCAGAACAAGGTCGACCTCGTCGACGCGGAGCAGGCCCGCGCGAACTACCAGCAGATCCAGGAGTTCGTCGAGGGCACCGTCGCCGAGGACGCCCCGGTCATCCCGGTCAGCGCCGGCCAGAACGTCAACATGGACGTGCTGATGGACGCCATCGAGCAGCGCATCCCGACGCCGGACCGCGACCCCGACGCGGACGCGCGACTGCACGTGGCGCGCTCGTTCGACATCAACCGTCCCGGCACGACCTGGGAGAACCTCATGGGCGGCGTCATCGGTGGCTCGCTCGTGCAGGGTCGCCTTCGCCCCGAGGACGACCTCGAGGTCCGCCCCGGCCGCGAGGTCGAGGAGGGCGGCCAGACCGAGTACCAGCCCATCACGACGTCCATCCGGTCCATCCAGGCCGGCGGCCAGTCCGTCGAGGAAGCCTCGCCGGGCGGCCTGCTGGGTGTCGGGACCGGACTCGACCCCTCCTACACGAAGGGTGACGCCCTCGCCGGCCAGATTGCCGGTCCGCCGGGGTCGCTCCCGCCGACGTGGGAGTCGTTCACGATGTCGGTCGACCTGCTCGACCGCGTCGTCGGCGAGGACATGGAGGAGGTCGAGGAGATCAGCACCGGCGAGCCGCTGATGCTCACGGTCGGCACGGCCACCACGGTCGGTGCAGTCACGTCCGCCCGGAGCGGCGAGTGCGAGGTCAACCTCAAGCGCCCGGTCTGTGCGGACGAGGGCGCGAAGATCGCCATCAACCGCCGCGTCGGCGCTCGCTGGCGACTCATCGGCGTCGGGACGCTCACGGGATAG
- the spt4 gene encoding transcription elongation factor subunit Spt4 has product MAKKRVVCRDCHRVNEPDLDSCQGCGSTSLTEDWAGYVIIAHPEESEIAREMEVTEPGKYALKVR; this is encoded by the coding sequence ATGGCGAAGAAACGAGTCGTCTGTCGGGACTGCCACCGCGTGAACGAGCCGGATCTGGACTCGTGCCAGGGCTGTGGCTCGACCTCGCTGACCGAGGACTGGGCGGGCTACGTCATCATCGCCCACCCCGAGGAGTCGGAGATCGCCCGCGAGATGGAGGTCACGGAGCCGGGCAAGTACGCCCTCAAGGTCCGCTAG
- a CDS encoding DUF211 domain-containing protein, whose amino-acid sequence MPPIRRLVLDVLKPHEPDTVRYAREVARIEGVDGVNVALVETDRQVQTVKLTIEGTNVPFDSVREHVEDLGGSLHSIDEVACGKRLVEQGETPQD is encoded by the coding sequence ATGCCTCCGATACGACGGCTGGTCCTGGACGTACTGAAGCCACACGAACCCGATACGGTCCGCTACGCCCGCGAGGTGGCCCGGATCGAGGGCGTCGACGGCGTCAACGTGGCGCTGGTCGAGACGGACCGGCAGGTCCAGACGGTGAAGCTCACCATCGAGGGGACCAACGTCCCCTTCGATTCGGTCCGCGAGCACGTCGAGGACCTCGGTGGGTCCCTGCACTCCATCGACGAGGTGGCCTGCGGGAAGCGACTCGTCGAGCAAGGCGAGACGCCACAGGATTAG
- a CDS encoding DUF5808 domain-containing protein → MADKPSSGEILGVPYNFERPSLSRMLSSYWKPGKGMLVEKPFGIGYTLNLANWRSWIVLGVAGAMLWMERGGKKGDDEAEDEPVEVVVED, encoded by the coding sequence ATGGCAGACAAACCGAGTTCCGGAGAGATTCTTGGCGTCCCGTACAACTTCGAACGACCCAGCCTGAGCCGCATGCTGTCGTCGTACTGGAAGCCCGGCAAGGGCATGCTCGTCGAGAAGCCCTTCGGCATCGGCTACACCCTGAACCTCGCCAACTGGCGGTCGTGGATCGTCCTCGGCGTCGCCGGCGCGATGCTCTGGATGGAGCGGGGCGGCAAGAAGGGCGACGACGAGGCCGAGGACGAACCCGTCGAGGTCGTCGTCGAGGACTGA
- a CDS encoding VIT1/CCC1 transporter family protein, with the protein MGRIEALRAALRRPAVRSISRRYFVSNGFDGTLTSIGVATGAYLSGVPDGRTVVLVGVGGAVGLCTSGVWSVWEIERAEKINQRRDLERAMLRDLADTHIQREDRAGRAVNAIASGLGPLVGTLLPLVPFLLEGWLVSLLEATLLSVAVGVGLLFTFGAYMGSIAELNWTVTGIRMALAGILVAVVNVLLPG; encoded by the coding sequence ATGGGCCGCATCGAAGCCCTGCGGGCCGCGCTCCGCCGGCCCGCGGTCCGGTCCATCTCCCGGCGCTACTTCGTCTCGAACGGGTTCGACGGGACCCTCACCAGCATCGGCGTCGCCACCGGTGCGTACCTCTCGGGCGTGCCCGACGGCCGGACGGTCGTGCTCGTGGGCGTCGGCGGCGCGGTCGGGCTGTGCACCTCCGGGGTGTGGAGCGTCTGGGAGATCGAGCGCGCCGAGAAGATCAACCAGCGCCGCGACCTCGAACGCGCCATGCTCCGGGACCTGGCGGACACCCACATCCAGCGCGAGGACCGCGCGGGCCGGGCGGTGAACGCCATCGCCAGTGGGCTCGGGCCGCTGGTCGGCACGCTGCTCCCGCTGGTCCCCTTCCTGCTGGAGGGCTGGCTGGTGTCGCTCCTGGAGGCGACGCTGCTGTCGGTGGCGGTCGGGGTCGGCCTCCTGTTCACCTTCGGGGCGTACATGGGCTCCATCGCCGAGTTGAACTGGACCGTGACGGGCATCCGGATGGCACTCGCGGGGATACTCGTGGCCGTCGTCAACGTCCTGTTACCCGGGTAA
- a CDS encoding DNA-directed RNA polymerase, with protein MYKRVRLKDTVEVPPEELGDVSPELVKKLLQDKLEGRMDEDVGSVVSVTKVHDIGEGAVLPNRPGVYYEADFDAVTFDPQMQEVVDGTVVEVVEFGAFVGIGPVDGLLHVSQISDEYLAFDPENQQLASNESNRTLGVDDAVRTRIVTKSIDERNPRDSKIGLTAKQPGLGKHGWLEDERNSREAQAGD; from the coding sequence ATGTACAAGCGCGTCAGGCTCAAGGACACGGTCGAGGTGCCGCCGGAGGAACTCGGGGACGTCTCCCCCGAACTCGTGAAGAAACTGCTGCAGGACAAGCTCGAAGGGCGGATGGACGAGGACGTCGGCAGCGTCGTCTCCGTCACGAAGGTCCACGACATCGGCGAGGGCGCGGTCCTCCCGAACCGTCCGGGCGTCTACTACGAGGCGGACTTCGACGCCGTCACGTTCGACCCCCAGATGCAGGAGGTCGTCGACGGGACGGTCGTCGAGGTCGTCGAGTTCGGTGCCTTCGTCGGCATCGGGCCGGTCGACGGACTGCTCCACGTCTCCCAGATCTCCGACGAGTACCTCGCGTTCGACCCGGAGAACCAGCAACTCGCCTCCAACGAGTCCAACCGCACGCTCGGCGTCGACGACGCCGTCCGCACGCGCATCGTCACCAAGAGCATCGACGAGCGCAACCCGCGGGACTCGAAGATCGGGCTCACGGCGAAACAGCCCGGCCTCGGCAAGCACGGCTGGCTCGAGGACGAGCGCAACAGTCGCGAAGCACAGGCGGGTGATTAG